In one window of Paenarthrobacter nicotinovorans DNA:
- a CDS encoding DUF3000 domain-containing protein: protein MNALAQVPQDFLFALGTLRKAQCRSELRLDEIPAPARLAPYAVALGAEVFSPTAATRQVPVHGPAAKAFAKSQAGSPSSEDEDELATGRFILLYDPDGSAVWEGEFRIVTYIRAQMDAEMGNDSMLGSVAWTWLVEALEHRSAPYRAAGGTATRILSESFGTLAERPDTIDIELRASWTPDGADVQSHLEAWSDMVCTFAGLPPLPPGVTGLANRRRN from the coding sequence GTGAACGCCCTCGCACAAGTTCCCCAGGACTTTCTCTTCGCCTTGGGAACGCTACGAAAAGCCCAGTGCCGCAGCGAGTTGCGGCTTGATGAGATCCCCGCCCCCGCACGTTTGGCCCCTTATGCAGTGGCCTTGGGCGCTGAAGTCTTCAGCCCCACCGCCGCCACCCGCCAGGTTCCCGTGCATGGACCGGCAGCCAAGGCCTTTGCCAAGAGCCAGGCCGGAAGCCCCTCCAGCGAAGACGAGGACGAACTGGCCACAGGCCGCTTCATCCTGCTCTACGATCCGGACGGATCGGCCGTGTGGGAGGGCGAATTCAGGATCGTCACGTATATCCGGGCCCAAATGGATGCGGAAATGGGCAACGACTCCATGCTCGGTTCCGTGGCCTGGACGTGGCTCGTCGAAGCCCTGGAACACCGTTCAGCCCCTTACCGGGCTGCCGGCGGCACTGCTACCCGGATCCTTTCCGAAAGCTTCGGCACCCTGGCTGAGCGGCCCGACACCATCGACATAGAACTCCGGGCCTCCTGGACGCCTGACGGCGCGGATGTCCAATCGCATCTGGAAGCCTGGTCCGACATGGTGTGCACTTTCGCCGGACTGCCTCCACTGCCACCCGGGGTCACCGGCCTGGCCAACAGGAGGCGCAATTGA
- a CDS encoding DUF402 domain-containing protein has translation MRDDRGPGALQPGDLVVARNRKWDGTAHWVVPGRYLGEDIYGWWIFQGAGEFCSRPGAAFYTASDAILLVPRTGEYVATFYDDSYPGDFRIYVDLATAHAWTPIKAGVTEFHMIDMDLDVIRSTTHGVFVDDEDEFEEHRAAMVYPGQTVDAMRTECAALYEAVDTMKPPFDVLGSSSPSAEWFRKGRA, from the coding sequence GTGAGGGACGATCGCGGACCGGGCGCCCTGCAGCCTGGAGACCTTGTTGTGGCGCGGAACAGGAAGTGGGACGGCACCGCCCACTGGGTTGTTCCCGGCCGTTATCTTGGTGAGGACATTTACGGCTGGTGGATATTCCAGGGCGCAGGGGAGTTCTGTTCCCGCCCGGGGGCGGCGTTCTACACCGCTTCTGATGCCATCTTGCTTGTACCCAGGACAGGCGAGTACGTGGCAACGTTCTACGATGACAGCTACCCGGGCGACTTCCGCATTTATGTGGACCTGGCCACCGCCCACGCCTGGACTCCCATCAAAGCCGGTGTGACCGAGTTCCACATGATCGACATGGACCTGGACGTCATCCGTTCCACCACGCACGGGGTGTTTGTTGATGATGAGGACGAGTTCGAGGAACACCGGGCAGCCATGGTCTATCCGGGACAAACAGTGGACGCCATGCGTACCGAATGCGCAGCGCTATACGAAGCAGTGGACACCATGAAACCACCGTTCGACGTTCTGGGGTCCAGCAGTCCCAGCGCCGAGTGGTTCAGGAAAGGACGCGCATGA
- a CDS encoding 3-hydroxyacyl-CoA dehydrogenase NAD-binding domain-containing protein, producing MSAAEFQKLAALFPDEVVTHSYVQDIQLPGGVGTFALITLDNGLDHSKPTTLGPNTLVELGSVLDGLKERASRGEIVGVGVTGKPYFLVAGADLSAVKTLKEREHGLWMAQLGHAVYATLADLGVPSFAFINGLALGGGLEIALQSTYRTVSTGAGALALPEAFIGLVPGWGGVYILPRLIGPENAVKVMIENPLSNNRTLTGPQAYELGIADAIFEPADFVEQSLAWAARVISGEEVPERKNAVEASDDAVAARWAAAVAAGRAFDEAKTSNASPAPAKVLDVMEANRTMTQQESAELECETLAGLMQTDEFRSTVYAFLDLVQKRSKRPAGAPDRKLARPVTKIGVVGAGLMASQLALLFARQLKVPVVMTDIDQARVDKGVAYVHSEVDKMLAKKRIKPDAANRTKALVTGSVSKEAFADADFVIEAVFEELHIKKQVFAEVEEIVSPECILATNTSSLSVTAMAEDLKHPERLVGFHFFNPVAVMPLLEIVKAPKTDDPVLATAFELAKGLKKTAVLVKDAAAFVVNRILLRLMGEVIAAFDEGTPAEVADTALRPMGLPMSPFTLSAMVGLPVAQHVQESLHTAFGDRFPVSQNLQKLIDNGVKSLWVPGSDGKPVIPAETLAIMSFGNTPSTGEEVLRRTQDALAEEIGLMLEEGVVAGPEDIDLCVIMGAGWPMFLGGITPYLDRVGASERVNGKRFLAPGVASAPA from the coding sequence ATGAGCGCCGCAGAATTCCAGAAGCTCGCCGCACTGTTTCCCGACGAGGTCGTCACACACTCCTATGTCCAGGACATCCAGCTCCCGGGCGGGGTGGGCACCTTCGCCCTCATCACCCTGGACAACGGCCTGGACCACTCCAAGCCCACCACCCTCGGCCCCAACACGCTGGTAGAGCTCGGCAGCGTCCTTGACGGTCTCAAAGAACGGGCCTCGCGGGGCGAAATCGTGGGGGTCGGTGTCACAGGCAAGCCGTATTTCCTGGTTGCCGGCGCCGACCTCTCGGCCGTGAAAACCCTCAAGGAGCGCGAACACGGTCTCTGGATGGCCCAGCTCGGGCACGCCGTCTACGCAACCTTGGCCGATCTCGGCGTCCCGAGTTTCGCGTTCATCAACGGCCTGGCCCTCGGCGGTGGCCTGGAGATCGCCCTCCAGTCCACGTACAGAACCGTCTCCACGGGTGCCGGCGCGCTGGCGCTTCCGGAAGCCTTCATCGGCCTGGTCCCGGGATGGGGCGGCGTCTACATCCTCCCGCGCCTGATCGGGCCGGAGAATGCGGTCAAGGTGATGATCGAGAACCCGCTGAGCAACAACAGGACGCTCACCGGGCCTCAGGCCTACGAGCTGGGGATAGCCGACGCCATCTTTGAGCCCGCCGACTTCGTGGAACAGTCCCTGGCCTGGGCTGCACGCGTCATCTCAGGTGAAGAGGTGCCGGAGCGCAAGAACGCCGTTGAGGCAAGCGATGATGCGGTGGCCGCCCGCTGGGCCGCTGCGGTCGCGGCAGGACGTGCCTTCGATGAGGCCAAAACCTCCAACGCCTCGCCTGCACCGGCCAAGGTACTGGACGTCATGGAAGCCAACAGGACCATGACGCAGCAGGAGTCGGCAGAGCTCGAATGCGAAACCCTCGCCGGCCTCATGCAGACCGATGAGTTCCGTTCCACCGTGTACGCCTTCCTGGACCTGGTGCAGAAGCGTTCCAAGCGCCCGGCCGGAGCCCCGGACCGCAAGTTGGCACGTCCTGTCACCAAGATCGGCGTCGTGGGTGCGGGCCTCATGGCCAGCCAGTTGGCATTGCTGTTCGCGCGGCAGCTGAAGGTCCCCGTGGTCATGACGGACATCGACCAGGCGCGCGTGGACAAGGGAGTAGCGTACGTCCACTCCGAGGTGGACAAAATGCTGGCGAAGAAGCGGATCAAGCCTGACGCCGCGAACAGGACCAAGGCCCTGGTCACAGGCTCCGTCTCCAAGGAAGCCTTTGCCGACGCCGATTTCGTGATTGAAGCCGTCTTCGAAGAACTGCATATCAAGAAGCAGGTCTTCGCAGAGGTGGAAGAAATTGTCTCCCCGGAGTGCATTTTGGCCACCAATACGTCGTCGCTGTCCGTGACCGCCATGGCCGAAGACCTGAAGCATCCGGAGCGCCTGGTCGGCTTCCACTTCTTCAACCCGGTGGCCGTCATGCCCCTTCTTGAGATCGTGAAGGCACCGAAGACCGACGACCCTGTCCTCGCTACAGCCTTCGAACTGGCTAAGGGACTAAAGAAGACCGCAGTGCTGGTCAAGGACGCGGCCGCCTTTGTTGTGAACCGTATCCTGCTTCGCCTCATGGGCGAGGTCATCGCAGCGTTCGACGAGGGAACCCCGGCAGAGGTTGCCGATACCGCACTGCGTCCGATGGGCTTGCCCATGTCCCCGTTCACCCTCAGCGCCATGGTGGGGCTTCCGGTGGCCCAGCACGTCCAGGAATCCTTGCACACGGCATTCGGGGACCGCTTCCCGGTTTCGCAGAACCTGCAAAAACTGATCGACAACGGCGTGAAGTCCTTGTGGGTCCCGGGATCCGATGGGAAACCGGTCATTCCCGCTGAGACGCTGGCCATCATGTCGTTCGGCAACACCCCCTCCACCGGGGAAGAAGTGCTTCGCCGCACTCAGGATGCCCTGGCCGAAGAAATCGGGCTCATGCTCGAAGAGGGCGTCGTGGCCGGCCCCGAGGACATCGACCTGTGCGTCATCATGGGTGCGGGATGGCCAATGTTCCTGGGCGGCATCACCCCTTACCTGGACCGGGTGGGTGCCTCCGAGCGGGTCAACGGCAAGCGCTTCCTGGCGCCTGGCGTAGCTTCCGCACCGGCCTAA
- a CDS encoding threonine aldolase family protein — protein MPSTGHISEGSRLHDPTVRGFASDNYSGVHPEILAALAAANGGHQVSYGEDVYTARLQAVLEQQFGEGIETFPVFNGTGANVLSLQSLLPRWGAVICASTAHINMDENGAPERIGGIKLLQVPTEDGKLTPELIDREAWGWGDEHRAQPLVVSITQTTELGTCYTPEEVRAIADHAHSKGMKLHMDGARLANAAAHLDVPLRAFTRDAGVDILSFGGTKNGLLFGEVVVALNPEAADGLKFLRKMNMQLASKMRFISAQFIALLEDGLWLRSAAHANAMATRLRSAVEGIDGVEPTQATQSNGVFAILPEGAADRLRKSFAFYDWDAARREVRWMCSFDTTEEDIDTFVAAIKQELA, from the coding sequence ATGCCCAGCACGGGCCACATTTCCGAGGGCAGCCGGCTGCACGACCCCACGGTCAGGGGTTTTGCTTCCGACAACTACTCAGGCGTGCACCCGGAGATCCTTGCGGCCTTGGCGGCCGCCAACGGTGGACACCAGGTTTCCTATGGCGAGGACGTATACACGGCCCGGCTGCAGGCCGTCCTGGAGCAGCAGTTCGGCGAAGGCATCGAGACCTTCCCGGTTTTCAACGGCACCGGCGCCAATGTCCTGTCGCTGCAGTCGCTGCTGCCGCGCTGGGGGGCCGTTATCTGCGCCTCCACCGCACACATCAACATGGACGAGAACGGGGCCCCGGAACGTATCGGCGGGATCAAGCTCCTGCAGGTCCCCACTGAGGACGGAAAACTCACCCCGGAGCTCATCGATCGTGAAGCCTGGGGCTGGGGCGACGAGCACCGTGCACAACCCCTGGTTGTTTCCATCACGCAGACAACGGAACTCGGCACCTGCTACACGCCGGAAGAAGTTCGCGCCATTGCCGACCACGCCCACTCCAAGGGCATGAAGCTGCACATGGACGGCGCGCGGCTGGCAAACGCCGCTGCCCACCTGGACGTTCCCTTGCGTGCATTTACCCGCGACGCCGGCGTGGACATCCTCTCATTCGGAGGGACCAAGAACGGTCTGCTCTTCGGCGAAGTGGTGGTGGCCCTCAACCCTGAAGCCGCCGACGGCCTGAAGTTCCTGCGGAAGATGAACATGCAGCTGGCTTCCAAGATGCGCTTCATCTCCGCCCAGTTCATCGCACTCCTGGAGGACGGGCTGTGGCTGCGGTCCGCCGCTCACGCCAACGCCATGGCCACCCGCCTGCGGAGTGCCGTTGAAGGGATCGACGGCGTCGAGCCCACCCAGGCGACGCAGTCCAACGGCGTCTTCGCCATCCTCCCGGAAGGCGCTGCCGACCGCCTGCGGAAGTCCTTCGCGTTCTACGATTGGGATGCCGCCCGGCGCGAGGTCCGCTGGATGTGCTCGTTCGACACCACCGAAGAAGACATCGACACCTTCGTTGCGGCGATCAAGCAGGAACTGGCGTAA
- a CDS encoding thiolase family protein: protein MSPSRTAQRNVRDVVFVDGVRTPFGKAGEKGIYAGTRADDLVVKCIRELMRRNPSLPAERVDEVAIAATTQTGDQGLTIGRTAALLAGLPRSVPGFAIDRMCAGAMTAVTTTASGIGFGAYDVVIAGGVEHMGNHPMGAGADPNPRFMSERLVDPAALNMGNTAENLHDRFPAITKDRTDAYAAASQAKLAAAYSNEQIQQDLVPVATMKPGQGWALHTTDEPPRPGTTVEDLAELRTPFRAHGRVTAGNAAGLNDGATAAVLASAEAAEELGLSVKMRLVSYAFAGVEPEVMGIGPVPATEKALKNAGLGIEDIGLFEINEAFAVQVLSFLDHFGIADDDPRVNRYGGAIAVGHPLASSGVRLMNQLARQFEEDPSVRYGITTMCIGLGMGATVIWENPHHADYASSTPEPVTTATTAPTEGAAA, encoded by the coding sequence ATGAGTCCATCACGCACTGCCCAGCGCAACGTCCGGGACGTCGTCTTCGTGGACGGTGTCCGCACGCCCTTTGGCAAAGCCGGCGAAAAGGGTATCTACGCCGGGACCCGCGCCGATGACCTGGTAGTGAAATGCATCCGCGAACTCATGAGGCGAAACCCCTCGCTTCCCGCGGAGCGCGTCGACGAAGTAGCCATCGCCGCCACCACCCAGACCGGAGATCAAGGCCTGACCATCGGCCGCACGGCGGCCCTCCTGGCCGGCCTCCCCCGTTCCGTTCCAGGCTTCGCCATCGACCGCATGTGCGCAGGTGCCATGACCGCGGTAACGACGACGGCGAGCGGCATCGGCTTCGGCGCCTACGACGTCGTCATCGCAGGCGGCGTGGAACACATGGGCAACCACCCCATGGGCGCGGGAGCTGATCCCAACCCGCGTTTCATGTCCGAGCGACTGGTTGACCCTGCAGCCTTGAACATGGGCAACACCGCCGAAAACCTGCACGACCGCTTCCCGGCGATCACCAAGGACCGGACGGACGCTTACGCAGCAGCCTCGCAGGCCAAGCTGGCCGCCGCCTACAGCAACGAACAGATCCAGCAAGACCTCGTGCCCGTCGCCACCATGAAACCCGGTCAGGGATGGGCGCTGCACACCACGGACGAACCGCCGCGTCCAGGCACCACCGTTGAGGACCTGGCTGAACTGCGCACTCCGTTCCGCGCACACGGCCGCGTCACTGCGGGAAATGCCGCAGGGTTGAACGACGGGGCCACGGCCGCCGTCCTGGCCTCAGCGGAAGCCGCCGAGGAACTCGGGCTTTCCGTCAAAATGCGCCTCGTATCCTACGCTTTCGCCGGCGTCGAGCCCGAAGTCATGGGCATCGGCCCTGTCCCAGCCACCGAGAAGGCACTGAAGAACGCCGGGCTGGGCATCGAGGACATCGGCCTGTTCGAAATCAACGAGGCATTCGCCGTCCAGGTACTGAGCTTCCTGGACCACTTCGGGATTGCCGATGACGACCCGCGCGTCAACCGCTATGGCGGGGCGATCGCCGTCGGACATCCGCTGGCTTCCTCAGGCGTCAGGCTGATGAACCAGCTCGCGCGCCAGTTCGAAGAGGACCCGTCCGTCCGCTACGGCATCACCACCATGTGCATCGGCCTGGGAATGGGCGCAACGGTGATCTGGGAGAACCCCCACCACGCCGACTACGCATCGTCCACCCCTGAGCCGGTCACGACCGCAACCACCGCCCCCACTGAAGGAGCCGCCGCATGA
- a CDS encoding HRDC domain-containing protein yields MTPENLENTTAGDPVADPTTHIKVDGFDSHVPEVIDLDTPREGVPLVIDTPAGLERCAAAIAAGTGPAGVDAERASGFRYGQRAFLVQIRREGAGTWLIDPEPFDNLDIVNDALRGVEWILHAATQDLPCLSELGMWPDKLFDTELAARLAGLPRVGLAAVIEQLLGFGLAKEHSAADWSTRPLPEPWLRYAALDVEVLAELREELIELLEADGKLEYAEQEFAGILAAGVPAPRVEPWRKTSGLHQIRDRRQLAAVRELWQERDQLARKRDVAPGRLIPDSALVAAAKAMPTTVPQLLATKGFHGRSAQREAPRWLRCITNARSMTDLPPLHLPTNAPPPPRVWADRDPEAAARLATARPALQAKADELNLPVENLLTPDYLRRIAWRPPTDVSLETVSQELRTLGAREWQIAIAAPILTEACLNPSPLPTKESKANEAQQSKDS; encoded by the coding sequence ATGACCCCTGAAAACCTGGAAAACACCACAGCCGGCGATCCGGTTGCTGATCCCACCACCCACATCAAGGTTGACGGCTTTGACAGCCACGTCCCTGAAGTCATTGATCTCGACACCCCACGCGAGGGCGTACCCCTGGTCATCGACACACCTGCCGGACTTGAACGATGCGCAGCCGCAATAGCAGCCGGCACCGGACCTGCCGGCGTCGATGCCGAGCGGGCTTCCGGGTTCCGCTACGGCCAGCGAGCCTTCCTGGTGCAGATCCGTCGCGAAGGAGCCGGGACCTGGCTCATCGACCCCGAACCGTTCGACAACCTGGACATCGTCAACGACGCCCTGCGCGGGGTGGAATGGATCCTTCACGCCGCCACCCAGGACCTGCCTTGCCTGTCCGAGCTCGGCATGTGGCCGGACAAGCTGTTCGATACTGAACTCGCGGCGCGGCTCGCAGGGCTCCCCCGCGTCGGCCTGGCGGCTGTTATCGAACAACTTCTCGGTTTCGGTCTCGCCAAAGAACACTCTGCCGCTGACTGGTCGACTCGGCCACTGCCCGAACCCTGGTTGCGGTACGCAGCGCTCGACGTCGAAGTCCTCGCCGAGCTGCGCGAAGAACTTATTGAACTCCTGGAGGCCGACGGCAAGCTGGAGTACGCCGAACAGGAATTCGCCGGCATCCTCGCCGCAGGTGTCCCGGCACCCAGGGTCGAACCATGGCGTAAGACCTCCGGTCTCCATCAGATCCGTGACCGCCGCCAGCTGGCAGCCGTCCGGGAACTGTGGCAGGAACGCGACCAGCTGGCCCGCAAGCGCGACGTCGCACCTGGCCGGCTCATCCCTGATTCAGCCCTGGTGGCCGCCGCCAAGGCCATGCCAACCACAGTCCCCCAGCTTCTGGCCACAAAGGGGTTCCACGGCAGGTCAGCGCAACGGGAAGCTCCCCGATGGCTGCGCTGCATCACGAACGCCAGATCCATGACGGACCTTCCTCCGCTGCATCTGCCCACAAATGCCCCGCCGCCTCCCCGGGTCTGGGCAGACCGGGACCCGGAGGCAGCAGCGCGGCTGGCCACGGCAAGGCCGGCCCTCCAAGCCAAGGCTGACGAACTCAACTTGCCCGTGGAGAACCTGCTGACTCCGGACTACCTCAGGCGCATAGCCTGGCGGCCACCAACGGATGTATCGCTGGAGACCGTTTCGCAGGAACTTCGGACGCTTGGCGCAAGGGAGTGGCAAATCGCCATCGCCGCCCCCATCCTGACCGAGGCCTGCTTAAACCCGAGCCCGCTGCCAACCAAGGAATCCAAGGCCAACGAAGCACAGCAGTCCAAGGACTCCTAG
- a CDS encoding DUF6421 family protein encodes MTTTAIATLPRVTADNAEWVALKAAATSLQGYQEQDGSIADPSAHDEAARLVATITKSITALAPSFDHDAQYLALLVEDFKRWAGKGFGVPDFLDSLQAFQPQKQRIDGLQHLVVFPMYTQNGSTNRLVEAVLIEVIWPEFIDGLEAGEYSNKLFVPIRFVDFTPGYDTNSAVLFPETVAVRETPTFTWGAIFADREAARFRRVLKAAAETTSLELPEDAAQLIEDQELTQRTFVMWDLIHDRTHMRGDLPFDPFMIKQRMPFFLYSLEELRCDLTAFRESVLIEKDENADPDARKHAKLVQYAVIFDRIFRFAITGNRVRNYDGLGGQLLFAWMHQHHVLHWTDSKLSIDWDDAAAVVVELGAKIEELYWRSIDRPKAAHWLAAYELISSTVTPHPASVWAKGPDALPLDGAPRGLTDQVLDDEFPLSMFYEALEKKMRPVIESTTGITGATAA; translated from the coding sequence ATGACCACCACCGCTATCGCCACCCTCCCGCGTGTCACCGCCGACAACGCTGAATGGGTAGCCCTCAAAGCCGCTGCCACGTCCCTCCAGGGGTACCAGGAGCAGGACGGATCCATCGCCGATCCCTCTGCCCACGATGAGGCGGCAAGGCTCGTAGCCACCATCACCAAGTCCATCACGGCCCTCGCCCCCAGCTTCGATCACGACGCCCAGTACCTGGCGCTGCTCGTGGAGGACTTCAAGCGTTGGGCCGGCAAAGGCTTCGGCGTCCCGGACTTCCTGGATTCCCTCCAGGCTTTCCAACCACAGAAACAGCGCATCGACGGCCTCCAGCATCTGGTGGTCTTCCCCATGTACACGCAGAATGGCAGCACCAACCGCTTGGTCGAAGCTGTACTGATCGAGGTCATCTGGCCGGAATTCATTGACGGCCTGGAGGCCGGGGAGTACTCCAACAAGCTCTTCGTCCCCATCCGGTTCGTTGACTTCACGCCCGGCTATGACACCAACTCCGCAGTGCTCTTCCCGGAGACCGTGGCGGTGCGCGAGACACCCACGTTCACGTGGGGAGCCATCTTCGCCGACCGCGAGGCCGCCCGCTTCCGCCGGGTGCTCAAGGCTGCCGCGGAAACAACCTCTCTGGAACTGCCCGAGGACGCTGCCCAGCTGATCGAGGACCAGGAGCTCACCCAGCGAACGTTCGTCATGTGGGACCTGATCCACGACCGCACCCACATGCGCGGCGACCTTCCGTTTGATCCGTTCATGATCAAGCAGCGGATGCCCTTCTTCCTCTACTCCCTTGAAGAACTGCGCTGCGACCTGACCGCCTTCCGCGAATCCGTCCTGATCGAAAAGGACGAGAACGCCGACCCCGATGCCCGCAAGCACGCAAAGCTTGTCCAGTACGCAGTCATCTTCGACCGGATCTTCCGCTTCGCCATCACCGGCAACCGCGTCCGCAACTACGACGGCCTGGGCGGGCAGCTCCTGTTCGCCTGGATGCACCAGCACCACGTACTCCACTGGACCGACAGCAAGCTCTCCATCGACTGGGATGACGCAGCGGCTGTCGTCGTTGAACTCGGCGCCAAAATCGAGGAACTATACTGGCGTTCCATTGATCGTCCCAAGGCTGCCCACTGGCTGGCCGCCTATGAGCTGATCTCAAGCACCGTCACCCCGCACCCGGCTTCGGTCTGGGCAAAGGGCCCGGACGCCCTGCCCTTGGACGGCGCCCCCCGCGGGCTAACCGACCAGGTCCTGGACGATGAGTTCCCCCTGTCCATGTTCTACGAAGCCTTGGAGAAGAAGATGCGCCCCGTCATCGAATCCACCACCGGCATCACGGGCGCCACGGCGGCCTGA
- a CDS encoding aldo/keto reductase: MTEYRRLGHSGLTVSAVGLGCNNLGRANTPTESQEGTDAVVHAAVEAGVTFFDVADVYGREPGLSETMLGKALKGRRDDVVIGTKFGMDMRGVNGNDFDARGSRRYIVKAVEASLRRLDTDWIDLYQFHTPDPRTPIEETLAALDDLVSSGKVRYIGHSNFAGWQIAQAEYVGRESGGVRFISTQNHYNLLDRRAELEVLPAAQAFSLGVLPYFPLANGLLTGKYSAGKAPEGSRLSHTRTNLVHDADWEQLGRFGQFAKERGISELQLAFSWLAAQPGVSSVIAGATRPEQVRENAEAVCWVPTQEDRDELDDIFPKSPKVALF; this comes from the coding sequence ATGACTGAATACCGACGCCTTGGCCATTCCGGACTGACCGTCTCAGCTGTAGGGCTGGGCTGCAACAACCTGGGGCGTGCCAATACGCCCACGGAGTCCCAGGAAGGCACTGACGCAGTTGTCCACGCCGCCGTTGAAGCAGGGGTGACGTTCTTCGACGTCGCCGATGTCTACGGACGCGAGCCGGGGCTCAGCGAAACCATGCTGGGAAAGGCTCTGAAGGGCCGCCGGGACGATGTCGTGATCGGCACTAAGTTCGGCATGGACATGCGCGGGGTGAACGGCAATGACTTCGATGCCCGTGGTTCGCGGCGGTACATCGTCAAGGCCGTCGAAGCCTCCCTGCGCCGGCTGGACACTGACTGGATCGACCTTTACCAGTTCCACACGCCGGATCCCCGGACGCCGATTGAGGAAACCCTGGCTGCCCTGGATGACCTGGTCTCCAGCGGCAAAGTTCGTTACATCGGGCATTCCAACTTTGCCGGCTGGCAAATAGCGCAGGCCGAGTATGTGGGACGCGAATCAGGTGGTGTCCGCTTCATTTCCACGCAGAACCACTACAACCTGCTGGACCGCCGCGCCGAGCTCGAGGTCCTGCCCGCGGCACAGGCGTTCTCCCTGGGCGTGTTGCCGTACTTCCCCCTCGCCAACGGGCTGCTCACGGGAAAGTATTCGGCGGGCAAGGCGCCGGAGGGCTCCAGGCTGAGCCATACGCGGACCAACCTGGTGCACGACGCCGACTGGGAGCAGCTGGGCCGCTTCGGCCAGTTCGCCAAGGAGCGCGGCATCAGCGAGTTGCAGTTGGCTTTCTCCTGGCTCGCTGCCCAACCCGGAGTCAGCAGCGTTATCGCCGGTGCGACGCGGCCCGAACAGGTCCGCGAGAATGCTGAAGCGGTCTGCTGGGTACCAACCCAGGAAGACCGTGACGAGCTGGACGACATCTTCCCGAAGTCGCCCAAGGTGGCGCTCTTCTGA
- a CDS encoding helix-hairpin-helix domain-containing protein: MSSKSNWPGHTPLPKGLAAPAKRALAHQGIETLEQLAEYGEGQVSKLHGMGPVAIAQLEDAMEESGITYGTAGG; the protein is encoded by the coding sequence ATGTCGTCCAAGAGCAACTGGCCCGGACATACACCTTTGCCCAAGGGCCTGGCAGCACCGGCCAAGCGCGCACTGGCCCATCAGGGCATAGAAACATTGGAGCAGCTGGCCGAGTACGGTGAGGGCCAGGTTTCCAAGCTCCACGGCATGGGTCCAGTGGCCATCGCCCAGCTTGAGGATGCCATGGAGGAATCGGGAATCACCTACGGTACTGCCGGCGGCTAG
- a CDS encoding SDR family oxidoreductase, which translates to MSPLTVLVTGGSGASGVAAARALSTAGHRVLTVGSDQTRIEAAAREAGDAVTPLVCDLGDLESVRGLASMIADSGFGGVDGVIHLVGGWRGAKGIEDQTDADWEALEHSAVTTLRNVTRVFYSQLEASPHGRFAMVSSTAVSSPTAAAASYAAAKAAAEAWTLAVADGFQRAQSVDTDASGQHSAAVVFVVKALVDETMRRAHPERRFPGHTDVEELAAAAVGLFDQPASILNGQRILLAK; encoded by the coding sequence ATGTCCCCACTGACAGTTTTGGTAACGGGCGGCAGCGGCGCTTCGGGCGTCGCTGCCGCCCGGGCCTTGTCCACTGCCGGCCACCGGGTCCTGACTGTTGGTTCGGACCAGACCCGGATCGAGGCGGCCGCGCGGGAGGCCGGCGACGCTGTGACTCCCCTCGTGTGCGATCTCGGCGACCTGGAATCCGTTCGTGGGCTGGCTTCGATGATCGCGGACAGCGGCTTTGGGGGCGTCGACGGAGTAATCCACCTCGTCGGTGGTTGGCGCGGGGCCAAGGGCATCGAAGACCAGACGGATGCTGATTGGGAGGCGCTGGAACACAGCGCGGTTACCACGCTGCGGAATGTGACCAGGGTGTTCTACAGCCAACTCGAAGCGTCGCCGCATGGCCGGTTCGCCATGGTGTCGTCAACCGCGGTATCCAGCCCAACCGCGGCCGCAGCCAGTTACGCTGCTGCGAAGGCCGCTGCAGAAGCTTGGACACTTGCGGTGGCTGATGGCTTCCAGCGCGCCCAGTCCGTCGACACAGACGCCAGCGGACAGCACAGTGCCGCCGTGGTGTTCGTGGTCAAGGCGCTCGTGGACGAAACCATGAGGCGCGCACATCCCGAACGGCGGTTCCCCGGACATACCGACGTCGAAGAACTGGCCGCTGCCGCCGTCGGCCTTTTCGATCAACCTGCCTCCATCCTGAACGGCCAGCGGATCCTGCTGGCCAAATAG